From the Mangifera indica cultivar Alphonso chromosome 10, CATAS_Mindica_2.1, whole genome shotgun sequence genome, one window contains:
- the LOC123227408 gene encoding zinc finger protein GIS, which produces MDKTSERETLDFMNVESFSQLPFIRPAPPSLNKEKGIRLFGKEFGTGYNTSAGGAGDDYSESAETNNEEASSLKEINENSINNNNVDNSRRFECHYCCRNFPTSQALGGHQNAHKRERQHAKRAHLQSAMVQNSFSEAHVYGLMNYRLGSTPPPTINYPSWSSNTSTSSNSNITRFYSSHNSSSYSSQPPINGSPLGLWRIPAVQSNGSFNRDRSMHPLPLFASEELRSHHHHHQVVVNGGSNGQGRFVYESKPSGQDQVSLDLHL; this is translated from the coding sequence ATGGACAAGACCAGTGAAAGAGAAACTCTTGACTTCATGAACGTAGAATCTTTCTCTCAACTCCCCTTCATCCGTCCGGCGCCTCCCTCGTTGAATAAAGAAAAGGGCATTCGTCTCTTCGGAAAAGAATTCGGCACCGGCTATAATACATCTGCAGGCGGCGCTGGAGATGATTACTCTGAATCAGCTGAAACAAATAACGAGGAGGCTTCAAGTCTCAAAGAGATTAACGAGAATAGTATCAATAACAATAATGTAGATAACAGTCGAAGATTCGAATGTCATTATTGTTGCAGAAACTTCCCAACATCACAAGCCTTAGGCGGCCATCAAAACGCCCACAAACGAGAGCGCCAACACGCGAAAAGAGCGCATCTTCAATCGGCGATGGTGCAGAATTCGTTCTCCGAAGCGCATGTTTACGGCTTAATGAACTACCGCCTCGGCTCCACGCCACCTCCGACGATAAATTATCCTTCATGGAGCAGCAACACCAGCACTTCAAGTAACAGTAACATCACCAGGTTTTACAGCAGCCATAATAGCAGCTCGTATAGTTCGCAGCCGCCGATCAACGGCAGCCCGTTGGGGCTGTGGCGAATCCCTGCCGTACAGAGTAATGGTAGTTTCAATCGTGACCGTTCGATGCATCCTTTGCCATTGTTTGCTTCTGAAGAATTGAgatctcatcatcatcatcatcaagtgGTTGTTAATGGCGGCTCCAACGGGCAAGGGCGGTTCGTTTATGAGTCGAAACCAAGCGGGCAAGACCAAGTAAGTTTGGATCTACATCTGTGA